A stretch of Treponema vincentii F0403 DNA encodes these proteins:
- a CDS encoding thiol-activated cytolysin family protein, translating into MQKQKRAKLTARIKRYIVLLICLAAAGIAGCQQPAKPLVKEIKTEKPIQKPATPSSQKPDKQVKPDKSDKPDTGKGENTNGTQNGNNSGNGSNEQEGISYKGLNIPDSLARSPQKLRELIVQGAQLSETEPQFNNHGAVVKYIEKEVEYDISAAFDDTLLLDPSQNSIYPGAVLRGDSLDRESYQEITEGNKRNAVISFDLQGVKDKEGKDGKAGVTSGEIIPDLASYRELRNKILSQNITYHASAHSSYEEMEITNEKSLEAQLKMGVGFGAAGIKTKIAAGFKFKNGEQKERRLIKFVETFYTVDVNQEAAPMMINIPREVVGDRMPVYVSSVSYGRIAYLTIESDQEKSELKANLDTVFKVTAANNVEADIDTAIKKLEKGTTITINIIGGGSEAVTDLKQFQKYIVKEGFSSKNPGHIIKYQLRFLDDNATAYIKYGEKYKTVERVEIPAKGYKVTATVENIKGAGFEAAHITGTVGMQPLDRDAPRKTIFNYSGTETPSKLTIKRNIPKDPQTQPDSIIVPDKSCAIQLSFNIKGEMVILGNTNGVQQVFVRYPQGDRPQLSVRTTDALENSPLQQFMLHREGYPNEKLVFDVRFKVEKES; encoded by the coding sequence ATGCAAAAACAAAAACGGGCAAAACTTACAGCCCGTATCAAACGGTATATCGTACTGCTTATCTGTCTTGCAGCGGCAGGTATAGCGGGGTGCCAGCAACCGGCAAAGCCCTTAGTAAAAGAGATAAAAACGGAAAAGCCGATTCAAAAACCTGCGACTCCGTCTTCTCAAAAACCGGATAAACAGGTTAAACCCGATAAATCAGATAAACCTGATACCGGAAAGGGAGAAAATACCAACGGCACGCAAAACGGCAATAATTCCGGCAACGGCTCGAACGAGCAGGAAGGAATTTCCTATAAGGGACTGAATATTCCTGACAGTCTTGCACGATCGCCGCAAAAATTACGCGAACTGATTGTACAAGGGGCGCAGCTTAGCGAAACGGAGCCGCAGTTTAATAATCATGGTGCTGTAGTAAAATACATTGAAAAAGAGGTTGAGTATGATATTTCGGCAGCTTTTGACGATACGCTCCTTCTCGATCCTTCTCAAAATTCAATTTATCCCGGCGCCGTTTTACGAGGCGATAGCCTTGATAGAGAAAGCTATCAGGAAATTACCGAGGGCAATAAACGGAATGCGGTAATCTCTTTCGATTTACAGGGAGTAAAAGATAAAGAGGGTAAGGACGGAAAAGCGGGCGTTACTTCCGGTGAAATTATTCCGGATTTAGCTTCATATAGAGAGCTGCGCAATAAGATTCTTAGCCAAAATATTACCTATCATGCCTCTGCTCATTCAAGTTATGAAGAGATGGAAATTACCAATGAGAAAAGCCTCGAAGCACAGCTTAAAATGGGTGTCGGTTTCGGTGCTGCAGGGATTAAAACCAAAATAGCGGCAGGGTTTAAATTTAAGAACGGAGAGCAGAAGGAGCGGCGGCTTATCAAATTCGTCGAAACGTTCTATACCGTCGATGTGAATCAAGAGGCGGCTCCGATGATGATCAATATACCGCGTGAGGTTGTCGGAGATAGAATGCCTGTATATGTCTCGTCGGTCTCTTACGGACGTATCGCCTATCTTACTATCGAATCCGATCAGGAAAAATCAGAACTCAAGGCAAATCTTGATACGGTATTCAAAGTTACGGCAGCAAACAATGTTGAAGCCGACATTGACACTGCAATTAAAAAACTTGAAAAGGGAACAACCATCACGATCAATATTATCGGAGGCGGCAGCGAAGCGGTTACCGATCTTAAACAGTTTCAAAAATATATTGTAAAAGAAGGTTTTTCTTCAAAGAATCCGGGGCACATTATTAAATATCAGTTACGGTTTTTGGATGATAATGCGACTGCATATATCAAATACGGTGAAAAATACAAAACCGTCGAACGTGTGGAAATACCGGCAAAAGGATACAAGGTAACTGCAACGGTAGAAAATATAAAAGGCGCCGGATTCGAGGCTGCACATATTACCGGAACTGTCGGCATGCAGCCGCTTGATAGAGATGCCCCGCGAAAAACGATTTTTAACTACAGTGGTACGGAAACGCCGTCAAAATTAACGATTAAACGCAATATTCCCAAAGACCCTCAAACGCAACCAGATAGTATTATCGTACCGGACAAATCTTGTGCTATTCAACTTTCCTTCAATATAAAAGGGGAGATGGTCATACTGGGAAACACAAACGGCGTGCAACAGGTTTTTGTAAGATATCCCCAAGGAGACCGTCCTCAGTTGTCCGTTCGTACGACCGATGCATTAGAAAACAGCCCCTTACAACAGTTTATGCTCCATCGTGAAGGATATCCGAATGAAAAGCTGGTGTTCGATGTTCGGTTTAAAGTTGAAAAAGAGAGTTAA
- the nudC gene encoding NAD(+) diphosphatase, with amino-acid sequence MALIDCPNGADFEFGILIQKKNIFVSENGQLPSGSEVTKAIRKYNNQDILGVYGERAYHTFAAALSPDAAEPKGFKRIPYRNLFITEPSEHSEHAARAVLLLDWLHHTKYCPSCGSSLHLSITETALECPQCRRILYPVLAPCIIVLISKGEQILLARHVQHTSDIYTCIAGFIEAGESAEEAVIREVHEEVGLTVKDIRYRGSQGWPYPNQLMLAFRAEYVSGDITVQKEELSEAAWFSKDALPPIPLPGSAAHRLICGDWF; translated from the coding sequence ATGGCACTCATAGACTGCCCGAACGGGGCTGATTTTGAATTCGGTATTTTAATACAAAAGAAAAATATTTTTGTTTCAGAAAACGGACAATTACCGAGCGGTAGTGAAGTTACGAAAGCAATCAGAAAGTACAATAATCAGGACATTCTCGGTGTGTATGGGGAGCGGGCATATCATACTTTTGCAGCGGCGCTGTCGCCTGATGCAGCAGAGCCGAAAGGCTTTAAACGGATACCGTACCGGAATTTGTTTATAACGGAACCTTCCGAACACTCGGAACACGCCGCCCGCGCAGTACTTTTGCTCGATTGGCTGCATCATACAAAGTATTGCCCTTCGTGCGGAAGCAGTCTGCATTTAAGCATAACGGAAACGGCATTGGAGTGCCCGCAATGCCGCAGAATATTGTATCCCGTCCTTGCCCCGTGTATTATCGTGCTTATCAGCAAAGGCGAGCAAATCCTTTTAGCGCGGCATGTTCAGCACACCTCCGATATTTATACCTGCATCGCCGGTTTTATCGAAGCGGGCGAATCCGCGGAAGAAGCTGTTATCCGCGAAGTGCACGAAGAAGTCGGCTTAACCGTCAAAGATATCCGGTATCGTGGAAGTCAAGGCTGGCCGTATCCCAACCAGCTGATGCTCGCCTTCCGCGCCGAATACGTTTCGGGGGATATTACCGTACAAAAAGAGGAGTTATCGGAGGCCGCATGGTTTTCAAAAGATGCGCTGCCACCGATACCGCTTCCCGGTTCCGCCGCTCACCGGCTTATCTGCGGCGATTGGTTTTAA
- a CDS encoding type II toxin-antitoxin system RelB/DinJ family antitoxin yields the protein MAQTNINIRIDEDLKRQFETFCSNIGMTMTTAFCVFAKTAVRKQKIPFELAVDPFYSESNMRYLEKKMADYKAGKLQLTEHELIED from the coding sequence ATGGCACAGACAAATATCAATATCCGTATAGACGAAGACTTAAAACGGCAGTTTGAAACCTTTTGTTCCAACATCGGTATGACTATGACAACGGCATTTTGCGTATTTGCAAAAACCGCGGTTCGGAAACAAAAAATACCGTTTGAGTTAGCGGTAGACCCGTTCTATAGTGAAAGTAATATGCGTTATCTTGAAAAGAAAATGGCCGATTATAAAGCTGGTAAGCTTCAGTTGACTGAGCATGAGCTGATAGAGGATTAA
- a CDS encoding Txe/YoeB family addiction module toxin translates to MQNKLIQWDLDAWNDYIYWQTQDKKILKRINQLIKDIGRNPFEGIGNPEPLKGNLTGFWSRRIDEEHRLVYAVEENAVLLISCRGHYDD, encoded by the coding sequence ATGCAGAACAAGCTAATCCAGTGGGATTTGGACGCATGGAATGATTATATTTACTGGCAGACACAGGATAAGAAAATCCTTAAACGGATAAATCAGCTTATTAAGGACATCGGCCGCAATCCATTTGAGGGCATAGGTAACCCGGAGCCGTTAAAAGGTAATTTGACAGGATTCTGGAGCCGTAGGATTGATGAAGAACACAGACTTGTGTATGCAGTAGAAGAGAATGCTGTTTTACTGATTTCCTGCCGCGGTCATTATGATGATTAA
- the lysS gene encoding lysine--tRNA ligase, whose product MSKEQNNQKLVHWADQTAEKIIRERGDLDSYTCASGITPSGTVHIGNFREIISVDLVVRALRDRGKKVRFIYSWDDYDVFRKVPENMPGKETLQNYLRYPITMVPDTTGRDTSYARHHEVDVEQVLPLVGIYPEFLYQAERYRSGMYAEGMKKALQNREKIKDCLNRYRDDEHKIPAAEEYWPVAAFCCNCNKDTTEIVSYDGEYGLEYRCTSCGHQEKADLRTSKELKLGWRVDWPMRWQFEKTVFEPAGKDHHSQGGSFDTARLVADEIYQWPAPVSFRYDFIGIKGLPGKMSSSKGKVISLSDVLNVYQPEIARYLFAGTRPNTEFSISFDLDVIKTYEDYDKTERIAWGVDKAKNDEVYAKERRIYELSQVEGMPSCISYQIPFRHLCNLLQINAGDIAAVIELMTDLKEEQYERFVARAKCAWYWITECAPEDFRFALRTDGGKAELSAAETAALCKIRDELLPKMDELDEKAFSTALYDTAYACGLEPKALFTAVYQALIGKDQGPRLAGFMKIIGKERLAQLLSFY is encoded by the coding sequence ATGAGTAAAGAGCAAAACAATCAGAAATTAGTACATTGGGCGGATCAAACTGCAGAGAAGATTATACGCGAGCGCGGAGATTTGGATTCTTATACGTGCGCTTCGGGGATTACGCCGTCGGGAACCGTTCACATTGGGAACTTCCGCGAAATTATTTCGGTCGATTTAGTTGTACGCGCGTTGCGCGACCGCGGCAAAAAGGTGCGGTTTATTTATTCGTGGGACGATTACGATGTGTTCCGGAAGGTGCCCGAAAATATGCCCGGAAAAGAAACGCTGCAAAACTATCTGCGGTATCCCATCACGATGGTGCCCGATACAACCGGACGCGATACCTCTTATGCACGCCATCATGAAGTTGATGTGGAGCAGGTACTGCCGCTTGTCGGTATTTACCCTGAATTCTTATATCAGGCCGAACGGTACCGCAGCGGTATGTATGCCGAGGGGATGAAAAAAGCGCTGCAAAACCGCGAAAAAATAAAGGACTGTTTAAACCGCTACCGCGATGATGAGCACAAAATCCCTGCGGCAGAAGAATATTGGCCTGTAGCGGCTTTTTGCTGCAACTGCAATAAAGACACAACTGAAATCGTTTCTTACGACGGCGAATACGGATTGGAATACCGGTGCACAAGCTGCGGGCATCAAGAAAAGGCGGACTTGCGCACCTCGAAGGAATTGAAACTCGGATGGAGGGTTGACTGGCCGATGCGCTGGCAGTTTGAAAAAACGGTTTTTGAACCCGCCGGAAAAGATCACCACAGCCAAGGAGGTTCGTTCGACACGGCGCGGCTTGTCGCAGACGAAATTTATCAGTGGCCTGCCCCCGTCAGCTTCCGCTACGATTTTATCGGTATTAAAGGCTTGCCGGGGAAAATGTCGTCGTCAAAAGGAAAGGTTATCAGCCTGTCCGATGTCTTGAATGTGTACCAACCCGAAATTGCGCGGTACCTGTTTGCTGGAACGCGGCCGAACACGGAGTTTTCTATCAGCTTCGACTTGGACGTTATTAAAACCTATGAGGACTACGATAAAACCGAGCGCATCGCATGGGGCGTCGATAAGGCTAAAAACGATGAGGTATATGCGAAGGAACGCCGCATCTATGAACTCTCGCAGGTTGAAGGGATGCCATCCTGCATATCGTATCAAATTCCGTTCAGACATCTCTGTAATCTTTTACAAATTAACGCAGGGGATATTGCTGCAGTAATAGAGTTGATGACCGATCTGAAAGAGGAGCAGTACGAGCGGTTTGTTGCCCGGGCCAAATGCGCGTGGTATTGGATTACCGAATGTGCGCCCGAAGACTTCCGTTTTGCGCTGCGTACCGACGGCGGTAAGGCGGAACTTTCCGCAGCTGAAACCGCTGCGCTCTGCAAAATCCGCGACGAGCTGCTGCCGAAGATGGACGAGCTTGATGAAAAAGCGTTTTCAACCGCGCTGTATGATACGGCTTACGCCTGCGGGCTTGAGCCTAAAGCGCTGTTTACCGCCGTCTATCAGGCCTTGATCGGGAAAGACCAAGGACCGCGTCTTGCAGGGTTTATGAAGATAATCGGCAAAGAACGGCTTGCACAATTGCTTTCATTCTATTAA
- a CDS encoding uracil phosphoribosyltransferase, whose product MEEFYMKQVIMEAESLQGYLTSKDAAHLQKLDELYNKAMQQFTRLDAAADNKEKEAAEKEIIDLYDKMGKKLQEICKEVPQLRVYSFITDFASHAEASRVMAKLRSSETGHNEFIYYTQRAFEMLFKLAYSGSHEDSKNYLISKTPVTVPVQNYAVHKISDIDHKIENTVMCVMLRGALLPSMIISKEIEEYSSHGYVTPFALFKIKRDDTKNIDDMQYVLNLDMSYFNLEDLDGKDLIFADPMNATGGSLITVVKYLERQGIKPKSINCFHVISSLRGALCAARALKNCTVYTLWMDPALNSAAYILPGLGDAGDRINGVDEAEHPRNMIQLIADYGATIAGLYRHQLRAIENVVLQNK is encoded by the coding sequence ATAGAGGAGTTTTATATGAAACAGGTTATTATGGAAGCGGAATCACTGCAAGGGTATTTAACATCGAAGGATGCTGCTCACCTGCAAAAATTGGATGAACTGTATAATAAGGCGATGCAGCAATTCACGAGGCTCGATGCTGCCGCAGATAATAAAGAAAAAGAAGCTGCGGAAAAAGAAATTATCGACTTATACGATAAAATGGGAAAAAAACTACAGGAAATCTGCAAAGAAGTTCCTCAGCTCAGGGTGTATTCATTTATTACCGATTTTGCCAGCCATGCGGAAGCCTCCCGTGTTATGGCAAAATTGCGCAGCAGCGAAACCGGCCATAACGAATTCATCTATTATACCCAGCGTGCGTTTGAAATGCTGTTCAAACTTGCCTATAGCGGAAGCCACGAGGACAGTAAAAACTACCTTATTTCCAAAACGCCGGTTACCGTTCCGGTACAGAATTATGCCGTACACAAGATCAGCGACATCGATCACAAAATCGAAAATACCGTTATGTGCGTTATGCTGCGCGGCGCACTGCTTCCGTCGATGATTATCTCTAAAGAAATTGAAGAATATTCTTCACACGGCTATGTAACTCCGTTCGCGCTGTTTAAAATTAAACGGGACGATACAAAGAATATCGACGATATGCAGTATGTTCTCAATTTGGATATGTCGTATTTCAATCTGGAAGATTTGGACGGAAAAGACCTTATCTTTGCCGACCCTATGAATGCGACCGGCGGCAGTCTGATTACCGTTGTTAAATATCTTGAACGGCAGGGAATAAAACCTAAGTCGATCAACTGTTTCCATGTTATCTCATCACTCAGAGGTGCGCTATGCGCTGCCCGTGCCTTAAAGAACTGTACGGTATATACGCTGTGGATGGACCCCGCATTAAATTCCGCCGCCTATATTCTTCCGGGACTTGGGGATGCCGGCGATAGAATTAACGGTGTCGATGAAGCCGAGCACCCCCGCAATATGATTCAGCTGATTGCGGATTACGGGGCAACCATCGCGGGCCTTTACCGCCATCAGTTGAGAGCGATAGAGAATGTGGTGCTTCAAAATAAATAA
- a CDS encoding tetratricopeptide repeat protein, with amino-acid sequence MWCFKINNRVSCKSLTILIVCFTAAAGLFAKGNIDSETAKTYFEIAEAYTEVSKYDKAEEFYLKAAKDPAHKNAAEYNLARVYGLQGEWTKAKPILERQYKEAPGNILILKAYSYSLAATGDEERACAMYKKLYDEDSENPESALNYARILILSKRYDEATALIEELKTRFTESTETRVLAELGEKIKKAQEEPDKQGKEAQEEPEDQGKETQDKDGKMQEQNNNVEEETADGAESAAVKEKDGTKK; translated from the coding sequence ATGTGGTGCTTCAAAATAAATAACCGTGTATCGTGTAAGAGCTTAACGATACTGATAGTTTGTTTTACGGCCGCCGCCGGTTTGTTTGCAAAAGGCAATATCGATTCGGAAACGGCAAAGACTTATTTTGAGATTGCTGAAGCATATACCGAAGTATCCAAGTACGATAAAGCTGAGGAATTTTACCTAAAGGCGGCAAAGGATCCTGCGCATAAAAATGCTGCGGAATATAATTTGGCGCGGGTATACGGGCTGCAGGGCGAGTGGACAAAAGCAAAACCCATCCTTGAGCGGCAGTATAAAGAAGCGCCGGGAAATATCCTGATATTAAAAGCTTACTCCTACAGCCTTGCGGCAACCGGCGACGAAGAGCGCGCCTGCGCAATGTATAAAAAGCTGTACGATGAGGATTCCGAAAATCCCGAATCGGCACTGAATTATGCCCGGATATTGATTCTTTCCAAACGGTATGACGAAGCAACGGCTCTTATTGAAGAACTGAAAACCCGTTTTACCGAGAGCACGGAAACAAGAGTCTTAGCCGAGCTTGGAGAAAAGATTAAAAAGGCGCAAGAAGAACCGGACAAGCAGGGAAAAGAAGCGCAGGAAGAACCGGAAGATCAGGGAAAAGAAACTCAAGATAAGGACGGTAAAATGCAGGAGCAGAACAATAACGTGGAGGAGGAAACGGCAGACGGCGCCGAATCCGCAGCGGTAAAGGAAAAAGATGGAACGAAAAAATAA
- a CDS encoding sodium-dependent transporter has protein sequence MERKNNRFVSNIGFILACVGSAVGMANVWGFPYKLGSNGGGAFLLIYILFVILFGYVGLSAEYAIGRRSGTGTLGSYAYAWKHGSKDREGIGKIIGWLPLAGSITIAVGYAVIIAYVLKAFTQSIFGSIMTVNPGQWFESFAFKQFSVVPYHAVVVVATLLTIMFGAHTIEKSNKVMMPLFFILFAALAVRIAFLPGAFEGYKFLFIADWSYLKNPSVWITAMGQAFFSLSITGSGMIVYGAYLSKDHDCVAGAKNTALFDTIAAVVAALVMIPACFAYRMDPAGGPGLLFVVLPSILQQMPGGRIFGIILYLVVVFGGISSLQNMLEVVAESLMHTFKSLKRTAVIAVLGVITFGIGVFMEPIADTKGAILGGWGAWMDLVSTYIIPIGAVLGAVSWFWVMKKEELLDEINTGAKKRYANGWYYLGKYVYTLFALFLCIVALVRGEGF, from the coding sequence ATGGAACGAAAAAATAATCGATTTGTCAGCAACATAGGTTTTATTCTTGCCTGCGTCGGTTCGGCTGTCGGTATGGCAAACGTATGGGGCTTCCCCTACAAGCTTGGGAGCAACGGCGGCGGCGCCTTTTTGCTTATTTATATCCTCTTTGTGATTCTCTTCGGATATGTGGGGCTCTCTGCGGAATACGCAATCGGCCGCCGCAGCGGTACGGGAACACTCGGTTCTTACGCCTATGCGTGGAAGCACGGCAGCAAAGACCGCGAGGGGATCGGCAAAATCATCGGATGGCTGCCCTTGGCCGGTTCAATCACGATTGCCGTTGGGTACGCCGTTATTATTGCTTATGTACTCAAGGCTTTTACTCAGTCCATATTCGGCAGCATCATGACGGTTAATCCCGGACAGTGGTTTGAGTCTTTTGCATTTAAGCAGTTCAGCGTTGTGCCCTATCATGCGGTTGTCGTTGTTGCGACTTTGCTGACAATTATGTTCGGTGCGCATACGATAGAAAAATCAAATAAAGTAATGATGCCGCTTTTCTTCATACTGTTTGCGGCGTTGGCGGTTCGTATTGCATTTTTGCCGGGGGCTTTTGAAGGATACAAGTTTTTATTTATCGCCGATTGGAGCTATTTAAAAAATCCGTCCGTGTGGATAACCGCTATGGGGCAGGCATTCTTTTCGTTATCCATTACAGGTTCGGGAATGATTGTGTACGGCGCCTATTTGAGCAAAGATCATGACTGCGTAGCCGGCGCCAAAAATACCGCGCTGTTCGATACCATTGCAGCGGTTGTCGCCGCCCTCGTGATGATACCCGCATGTTTTGCCTATCGGATGGATCCCGCCGGCGGCCCCGGTTTGCTGTTCGTTGTTCTTCCGTCAATTCTTCAACAGATGCCCGGCGGCAGAATATTCGGAATCATCCTGTATCTTGTCGTGGTGTTCGGAGGAATTTCGTCCTTGCAAAATATGCTTGAAGTTGTCGCCGAATCGCTTATGCACACGTTTAAGAGTTTAAAACGCACCGCAGTGATTGCCGTGCTCGGCGTGATTACCTTCGGTATCGGCGTTTTCATGGAACCCATTGCGGACACAAAGGGAGCAATTCTCGGCGGCTGGGGCGCATGGATGGATTTGGTCTCCACGTACATTATTCCGATCGGTGCGGTGCTCGGCGCCGTTTCGTGGTTCTGGGTGATGAAAAAAGAAGAGCTGTTGGACGAAATTAACACCGGCGCAAAAAAACGCTATGCCAACGGCTGGTATTATCTCGGCAAATACGTATACACGCTCTTCGCCCTATTTTTGTGCATTGTCGCATTGGTACGCGGCGAAGGATTTTAG
- the trpS gene encoding tryptophan--tRNA ligase yields MERKRILTGDRPTGNLHLGHYVGSIKNRVRLQEEFECFFIIADLHTLTTKPDKQYIDELADNVRQMALDYLACGIDPEKSVIYLQSAVPEVCELNLFFSDLVTVPRLQRIPSIKDMAKAAHLSELPLGLLGYPVLQAADILLPRANLVPVGKDNESHVELTREIAKRFNYMYGEVFSLPEVMVSDYGSLVGTDGQAKMSKSLNNAIFLCDDEKTVIKKVRSMYTDPNRTSADIPGTVEGNPVFIYHDAFNPNKAEVEDLKERYRKGKVGDVEVKDKLATAINTFLEPIRERRAMYASKRGFVDEIIYNGTMKMRAEAAQTLKIVKKAMGVSGVWNKISRKAEEVRKKAEIHNS; encoded by the coding sequence ATGGAAAGAAAACGAATTTTAACGGGTGATCGTCCTACGGGAAACCTTCATCTGGGGCATTATGTCGGTTCGATTAAGAATCGGGTACGGCTTCAAGAAGAATTTGAATGCTTTTTTATTATTGCGGACTTACATACGCTGACTACAAAGCCCGACAAACAATACATCGATGAACTTGCCGATAATGTACGGCAAATGGCGCTGGACTATTTGGCCTGTGGAATCGATCCCGAAAAATCGGTTATTTATCTGCAATCGGCAGTGCCGGAAGTTTGTGAACTTAACCTATTTTTTTCCGATCTTGTTACCGTTCCTCGGCTGCAGCGTATTCCTTCGATAAAAGATATGGCGAAAGCGGCGCACTTGTCCGAATTGCCGCTTGGACTATTGGGGTATCCGGTGCTACAGGCTGCCGATATTTTACTGCCCCGCGCCAATCTGGTGCCGGTCGGCAAAGATAACGAAAGTCATGTTGAACTGACGCGGGAGATTGCCAAGCGTTTTAACTATATGTACGGCGAAGTATTCTCGCTGCCTGAGGTGATGGTAAGCGATTACGGCTCGCTTGTCGGTACGGACGGGCAAGCTAAAATGTCGAAGAGCCTTAACAATGCGATATTCCTCTGCGATGACGAAAAAACGGTGATAAAAAAGGTACGCAGCATGTACACCGATCCCAATAGAACCAGCGCCGATATTCCGGGGACGGTGGAAGGGAATCCCGTATTTATTTACCATGATGCCTTTAATCCTAATAAGGCGGAAGTCGAAGACTTAAAAGAACGCTATCGGAAAGGTAAAGTCGGCGATGTCGAAGTAAAAGATAAACTTGCAACCGCTATCAATACCTTCCTTGAACCTATTAGAGAACGGCGGGCGATGTATGCATCCAAACGTGGCTTTGTCGATGAAATTATCTATAACGGCACGATGAAGATGCGGGCGGAAGCTGCACAAACGCTTAAAATAGTAAAAAAGGCAATGGGCGTTTCCGGTGTCTGGAATAAAATTTCCCGCAAAGCGGAAGAAGTACGGAAAAAAGCGGAAATTCATAATTCATAA
- a CDS encoding purine-nucleoside phosphorylase, whose amino-acid sequence MNAEEKLINCFKNLKEHIPYTPKIALVLGSGLGDLAEELTVDAVIPYASIRNFPLSTAPGHRGAFVFAKIEGIPAVIMQGRIHYYEGYPMTDVVLPIRVMKLMGAEILFLTNAAGGVNKTFSAGNFMLITDHITCLVPSPLIGKNFETLGVRFPDMTQVYDQNLRMHIKAAAESLHIPLKEGVYCQFTGPAYETPQEVRLAGILGADAVGMSTAVEAVAARHAGMRVCGISFISNLAAGISSTLLSEEEVLDAGKKAAPLFKQLVLNSIGRMGTV is encoded by the coding sequence ATGAATGCTGAAGAAAAATTGATAAATTGTTTTAAAAATCTTAAAGAACATATCCCGTACACTCCCAAAATTGCATTGGTGCTCGGCTCCGGGCTTGGCGATCTTGCGGAAGAGTTAACGGTTGACGCTGTAATTCCTTACGCTTCTATCCGCAATTTTCCGCTTTCAACGGCTCCGGGGCACCGCGGGGCATTTGTCTTTGCAAAGATAGAAGGAATACCCGCCGTTATTATGCAGGGTAGAATCCACTATTATGAAGGCTACCCGATGACCGATGTGGTACTTCCCATCAGGGTTATGAAGCTGATGGGTGCGGAAATTCTCTTCTTAACCAATGCTGCCGGCGGAGTGAATAAAACTTTCAGCGCAGGTAATTTTATGCTGATTACCGACCATATTACTTGCCTTGTTCCTTCCCCGCTCATCGGGAAAAACTTTGAAACCCTTGGGGTGCGGTTTCCCGATATGACTCAAGTTTACGATCAAAATCTCCGGATGCACATCAAGGCGGCGGCGGAATCGCTTCATATTCCGCTTAAAGAGGGTGTGTACTGCCAATTCACCGGGCCGGCTTATGAAACGCCGCAGGAGGTACGTCTTGCGGGGATACTCGGCGCCGACGCTGTTGGGATGAGTACCGCTGTGGAAGCGGTCGCTGCCCGTCATGCCGGTATGCGCGTCTGCGGCATCTCATTTATTTCTAATCTTGCGGCAGGCATCAGTAGCACGTTATTAAGCGAAGAAGAAGTACTGGATGCCGGTAAGAAAGCGGCGCCTCTGTTTAAACAACTGGTATTAAACAGCATCGGTCGTATGGGAACAGTATAA